The following are encoded in a window of Lentisphaera araneosa HTCC2155 genomic DNA:
- a CDS encoding heme NO-binding domain-containing protein produces the protein MYGLIGVGIKKLVEIELGSSAWDRISQRADFSERDFIKTDCYDDSMIFKLVHEISNELGVSVADVLIKFGHYWVDFAISEGYGNAYKLGGTSFVDFLKNLNKLHMYVASSFPKLQPPHFQVVNDTGEELDLIYRSARSDLEPMVIGLIEALGIKFNKKISITVLSKDAEKTIFKTIYS, from the coding sequence GTGTATGGCTTAATTGGTGTAGGAATAAAAAAATTAGTAGAAATAGAGTTAGGTTCAAGTGCTTGGGATCGTATAAGCCAAAGAGCTGATTTTTCTGAAAGAGATTTCATAAAAACGGATTGCTATGACGACAGTATGATTTTTAAATTAGTTCATGAAATAAGTAATGAATTAGGAGTGAGTGTAGCGGATGTACTTATAAAATTCGGTCATTATTGGGTGGATTTTGCCATTTCTGAAGGATATGGCAATGCCTATAAATTAGGTGGGACTTCATTTGTAGATTTTCTTAAAAATTTAAACAAGCTGCATATGTATGTCGCAAGTTCTTTCCCAAAATTACAACCTCCTCATTTTCAAGTAGTCAATGATACCGGAGAAGAATTAGATTTAATTTACAGGTCTGCCAGAAGTGATTTAGAACCTATGGTTATTGGTTTAATTGAGGCATTAGGAATTAAATTTAACAAAAAAATTAGTATAACTGTTTTAAGTAAAGATGCTGAAAAAACCATTTTTAAAACTATCTACTCATAA
- a CDS encoding RNA polymerase sigma factor encodes MNEEFNTWSTRHTLLHRLKDQHDEKSWEEFMLTYQKYIYNICKRSKLQHNEAEEFTQEILVKLWKKLPDLDIRTVKGSFRAWLKTMIKNHITNYFNRQKMIREKLTVNNKESLLPYIDKISKSDIDEIIDNEWHLHITNLALDKVKESLSSSTVNAFLMSLEGRSTEEIAKELSITESTVYVHKKAVKDALQKHIRQLKITL; translated from the coding sequence ATGAATGAAGAATTTAATACCTGGTCAACACGCCACACACTCCTCCACCGCCTCAAGGATCAGCACGATGAAAAATCTTGGGAGGAATTTATGCTAACCTACCAAAAGTATATCTATAACATCTGTAAACGCAGTAAGCTTCAGCATAACGAAGCCGAGGAGTTCACCCAGGAAATTTTAGTTAAACTCTGGAAAAAGCTTCCTGATCTCGATATTCGCACTGTTAAAGGTTCCTTTCGTGCCTGGCTCAAAACCATGATCAAAAATCATATCACCAATTACTTTAATCGTCAAAAAATGATTCGAGAGAAACTTACGGTCAATAACAAAGAGAGCCTCCTGCCCTACATCGATAAAATCAGCAAATCAGACATCGATGAAATCATTGATAATGAATGGCATCTGCATATCACCAACCTCGCTTTAGACAAAGTAAAAGAGAGTCTGAGCTCTAGCACGGTCAACGCTTTCCTTATGAGCCTCGAGGGCCGCAGTACCGAAGAAATTGCCAAAGAACTCAGCATCACGGAATCCACCGTCTACGTCCACAAAAAAGCAGTTAAAGATGCCCTCCAAAAACATATCCGTCAGCTAAAAATCACTTTGTGA